The Paracoccus liaowanqingii genome window below encodes:
- the polA gene encoding DNA polymerase I, with protein MDDAFGKGCHLHLIDGSAFIFRAYHALPPLTRKSDGLPVGAVAGFCNMLWRYVQTDDGHTAPTHAAVIFDHSSKTFRNEIYPAYKAQRPEPPEDLRPQFPLTRDATRAFNIACIETQGYEADDIIAAMACAARNAGGSATIISSDKDLMQLIGDGVDMLDPIKNKLIGRDEVFEKFGVFPDRVVDVQALAGDPVDNVPGAPGIGIKTAALLIQEYGDLETLLARAGEIKQPKRRQTLIDHADQIRISKRLVTLDCDTPLDVTLESLAVKRPDADRLVAFLSEMEFRTLTNRVAEVLGAEAPAIQAAPASDAPTAPDQPAIDASAYETVTDMAALDAWIAAIVETGHVAIDTETTSLDEMQAGLVGISLAVAPGRACYIPLGHVAGGDDLFGQSARVAGQLDPAAVLAALRPVLQDPAILKIGQNMKYDWKMLARHGIEMTPLADTMLMSYALNAGTHNHGMDELAERYLGHKCIPIKDLIGSGKGQLNFAQVAIDKAAPYAAEDADVTLRLWQHFAPMLPVEKVSTTYHTLERPMIPVLAQMEMAGIRVDTDVLRRMSNAFAQKMAGLEDEIHGLAGQSFNIGSPKQLGEILFGKMGLAGGRQGKTGAFSTSADVLEDLAAEGHDLPARVLDWRQIAKLKSTYTDALPTYVHPDTGRVHTSYSITGAQTGRLSSTEPNLQNIPIRTDEGRRIRQAFIAPEGYRLVSLDYSQIELRILAHVADIPALKQAFLDGIDIHAMTASQMFGVPVEGMDPMIRRRAKAINFGVIYGISGFGLSRNLRIPRAEAQSFIDTYFERFPEIRAYMDKTVADAKQDGYVTTLFGRRINTPGINQSGPAAGGARRAAINAPIQGAAADIIRRAMIRMPDAIADLPARMLLQVHDELVFEVRDDATDPLIDTARRIMEAAAEPSLRLSVPLVVDAGHGANWAEAH; from the coding sequence ATGGACGACGCATTCGGCAAGGGCTGTCACCTGCATCTGATCGACGGATCGGCCTTCATCTTCCGCGCCTATCACGCGCTGCCCCCCCTGACCCGCAAGTCCGACGGCCTGCCGGTGGGGGCTGTCGCGGGGTTCTGCAACATGCTCTGGCGTTATGTGCAGACCGATGACGGGCATACCGCGCCCACCCATGCGGCGGTGATCTTCGACCATTCCTCCAAGACCTTCCGCAACGAGATCTACCCGGCCTACAAGGCGCAGCGCCCCGAGCCGCCCGAGGACCTGCGCCCGCAATTCCCCCTGACCCGCGACGCGACCCGCGCCTTCAACATCGCCTGCATCGAGACACAAGGCTACGAGGCCGACGACATCATCGCCGCCATGGCCTGCGCCGCGCGCAATGCCGGGGGCTCGGCCACGATCATCAGCAGCGACAAGGACCTGATGCAGCTGATCGGCGACGGCGTGGACATGCTGGACCCGATCAAGAACAAGCTCATCGGCCGCGACGAGGTCTTCGAGAAGTTCGGCGTCTTCCCCGACCGCGTCGTGGACGTGCAGGCGCTGGCCGGCGATCCGGTCGACAACGTCCCCGGCGCGCCGGGCATCGGCATCAAGACCGCCGCCCTGCTGATCCAGGAATACGGCGATCTGGAAACCCTGCTGGCGCGCGCAGGGGAAATCAAGCAGCCCAAGCGCCGCCAGACCCTGATCGACCATGCCGACCAGATCCGCATCAGCAAGCGCCTTGTGACGCTGGATTGCGACACGCCCTTGGACGTCACGTTGGAAAGCCTCGCGGTCAAGCGCCCCGATGCCGACCGCCTTGTGGCCTTCCTGTCCGAGATGGAGTTCCGCACCTTGACCAACCGCGTGGCCGAGGTGCTGGGGGCCGAGGCGCCCGCCATCCAGGCCGCCCCCGCCAGCGACGCGCCCACGGCCCCCGACCAGCCCGCCATCGACGCCTCGGCCTACGAGACGGTGACCGACATGGCGGCGCTGGACGCCTGGATCGCCGCGATCGTCGAGACCGGCCATGTCGCGATCGACACCGAGACGACCAGCCTCGACGAGATGCAGGCGGGCCTCGTGGGCATCAGCCTGGCGGTGGCGCCGGGACGGGCCTGCTACATCCCCCTGGGCCATGTGGCGGGGGGCGACGATCTGTTCGGCCAGTCCGCCCGGGTCGCCGGGCAGCTGGATCCCGCCGCCGTGCTGGCCGCGCTGAGGCCCGTGCTGCAGGATCCCGCGATCCTGAAGATTGGCCAGAACATGAAATACGACTGGAAGATGCTGGCCCGCCACGGGATCGAGATGACGCCCTTGGCCGACACGATGCTGATGTCCTATGCGCTGAACGCAGGCACCCACAATCACGGCATGGACGAGCTGGCGGAGCGCTATCTGGGCCACAAATGCATTCCGATCAAGGACCTGATCGGATCGGGCAAGGGCCAGCTGAACTTCGCGCAGGTGGCCATCGACAAGGCCGCCCCCTACGCGGCCGAGGATGCCGACGTGACCCTGCGCCTCTGGCAGCATTTCGCGCCGATGCTTCCGGTGGAGAAGGTCTCGACCACCTATCACACGCTGGAACGCCCGATGATCCCGGTCCTGGCGCAGATGGAGATGGCGGGCATCCGCGTCGACACCGACGTGCTGCGGCGCATGTCCAACGCCTTCGCCCAGAAGATGGCGGGGCTGGAGGACGAGATCCACGGCCTGGCCGGGCAGAGCTTCAACATCGGCAGCCCCAAGCAGCTGGGAGAGATCCTGTTCGGCAAGATGGGCCTTGCGGGCGGCAGGCAGGGCAAGACCGGCGCCTTCTCGACCAGCGCCGACGTGCTCGAGGATCTGGCAGCCGAAGGCCATGACCTGCCCGCCCGGGTGCTGGACTGGCGCCAGATCGCCAAGCTGAAATCGACCTATACCGACGCGCTGCCGACCTATGTCCATCCCGACACGGGCCGGGTCCATACCAGCTATTCGATCACCGGCGCGCAGACCGGGCGCCTGTCCTCGACCGAGCCGAACCTGCAGAACATCCCGATCCGCACCGACGAGGGCCGCCGCATCCGCCAGGCCTTCATCGCGCCCGAGGGCTATCGCCTCGTCAGCCTCGACTACAGCCAGATCGAGCTGCGCATCCTGGCCCATGTCGCCGACATCCCGGCGCTGAAGCAGGCCTTCCTGGACGGCATCGACATCCATGCGATGACCGCCAGCCAGATGTTCGGCGTGCCCGTCGAGGGGATGGATCCGATGATCCGCCGCCGGGCCAAGGCGATCAATTTCGGGGTGATCTACGGCATCTCGGGCTTCGGCCTGTCCCGGAACCTGCGCATCCCCCGGGCCGAGGCGCAAAGCTTCATCGACACCTATTTCGAACGCTTCCCCGAGATCCGCGCCTACATGGACAAGACCGTGGCCGACGCCAAGCAGGACGGCTACGTGACCACCCTCTTCGGCCGCCGCATCAACACGCCGGGCATCAACCAGTCCGGCCCCGCCGCCGGCGGCGCGCGGCGCGCGGCCATCAACGCGCCCATCCAGGGGGCGGCCGCCGACATCATCCGCCGCGCGATGATCCGCATGCCGGATGCCATCGCGGACCTGCCCGCCCGCATGCTGCTGCAGGTCCATGACGAACTGGTCTTCGAGGTCCGGGACGACGCCACCGACCCCCTGATCGACACCGCCCGCCGGATCATGGAGGCCGCCGCCGAACCCTCGCTGCGCCTTTCGGTCCCGCTGGTGGTCGATGCGGGCCACGGCGCCAACTGGGCCGAGGCGCACTGA
- a CDS encoding DUF2256 domain-containing protein, protein MPKMRRKSDLPTKICAACGLPFTWRKKWERDWDQVRYCSDRCRGKGAKGGAGTGGAATPG, encoded by the coding sequence ATGCCCAAGATGCGCCGCAAGTCCGACCTGCCGACCAAGATCTGCGCCGCCTGCGGGCTGCCCTTCACCTGGCGCAAGAAATGGGAGCGGGACTGGGATCAGGTGCGCTACTGCTCGGACCGCTGCCGGGGCAAGGGCGCCAAGGGCGGGGCCGGGACGGGTGGCGCCGCCACCCCGGGGTGA
- a CDS encoding zinc-finger domain-containing protein produces MVTRWRVSCDGDDTAGLGHPRVWLAISPEAGFVDCGYCDKRFVIDRDHAHDDH; encoded by the coding sequence ATCGTCACCCGCTGGCGCGTCAGCTGCGATGGCGACGACACGGCGGGCCTGGGCCACCCGCGCGTCTGGCTGGCGATCTCGCCCGAGGCGGGCTTCGTCGATTGCGGCTATTGCGACAAGCGCTTCGTGATCGACCGCGATCACGCCCATGACGACCACTAG
- a CDS encoding ABC transporter ATP-binding protein gives MSDAIRIQGLSKTYAAQGTAPPKEALKGIDLDIPAGSIFGLLGPNGAGKSTMINILAGLVNKTAGKVTIWGFDQDVNPRQSRAAIGVMPQELNMDPFFTPRASLEVQAGLYGVPKAERWTDELLALVGLTDQANAYARSLSGGMKRRLLLAKALVHRPHILVLDEPTAGVDITLREMLWKNVRRLNDQGMTIILTTHYLEEAEQMCDEIAIINHGQVVVRQDTQTLLSRTDGKTMVLDTGGPVTLPPLPPGARSEIRPDGRLAISYPPSRLRADQILDVLREAGVPILDVATEQADLEDVFVELTRD, from the coding sequence ATGTCCGACGCCATCCGCATCCAGGGTCTGTCCAAGACCTATGCCGCCCAAGGAACCGCCCCGCCCAAGGAGGCGCTGAAGGGGATCGACCTGGACATTCCCGCGGGCAGCATCTTCGGGCTTCTGGGCCCGAACGGGGCGGGCAAGTCGACGATGATCAACATCCTGGCGGGGCTGGTGAACAAGACGGCGGGCAAGGTCACCATCTGGGGCTTCGATCAGGACGTGAACCCGCGCCAGTCGCGCGCCGCCATCGGGGTGATGCCGCAGGAACTGAACATGGATCCGTTCTTCACCCCGCGCGCCAGCCTGGAGGTGCAGGCGGGCCTCTATGGCGTACCCAAGGCCGAGCGCTGGACGGACGAGTTGCTGGCGCTGGTGGGCCTGACCGACCAGGCCAATGCCTATGCCCGGTCGCTGTCGGGAGGGATGAAGCGGCGGCTGCTGCTGGCCAAGGCGCTGGTCCACCGGCCCCATATCCTGGTCCTGGACGAGCCCACCGCCGGCGTCGACATCACCCTGCGCGAGATGCTGTGGAAGAACGTCCGCCGCCTGAACGACCAGGGCATGACCATCATCCTGACCACCCATTACCTGGAAGAGGCCGAGCAGATGTGCGACGAGATCGCCATCATCAACCACGGCCAGGTCGTCGTGCGGCAGGACACCCAGACCCTGCTGTCGCGCACCGACGGCAAGACGATGGTGCTGGACACCGGCGGCCCGGTGACCCTGCCGCCCCTGCCCCCGGGCGCGCGCAGCGAGATCCGCCCCGACGGGCGGCTGGCGATCAGCTATCCGCCCTCGCGGCTGCGGGCCGACCAGATCCTGGACGTGCTGCGCGAGGCGGGCGTGCCGATCCTGGACGTGGCGACCGAGCAGGCCGATCTGGAGGATGTCTTCGTCGAGCTGACCCGCGACTGA
- a CDS encoding HIT domain-containing protein produces MAFAYDDSNIFARILRGEIPNDTVAQNDHALAFRDIQPKAPHHVLVIPKGRYVSFDDFAANATEAEITAFMRLCAQVCTLEGIGLEDGEGFRAITNAGHHGVQEVPHFHLHIMGGAIMGPMIGARG; encoded by the coding sequence ATGGCCTTCGCCTATGACGACAGCAACATCTTCGCCCGCATCCTGCGCGGCGAGATCCCCAACGACACCGTGGCGCAGAACGACCATGCCCTGGCCTTCCGCGACATCCAGCCCAAGGCACCCCACCACGTGCTGGTGATCCCCAAGGGCCGCTATGTCAGCTTCGACGACTTCGCCGCCAACGCGACCGAGGCCGAGATCACCGCCTTCATGCGGCTCTGCGCGCAGGTCTGCACGCTGGAGGGCATCGGGCTGGAAGACGGCGAGGGCTTCCGCGCGATCACCAATGCGGGGCACCACGGCGTGCAGGAGGTGCCGCATTTCCACCTCCACATCATGGGCGGCGCGATCATGGGCCCGATGATCGGCGCCCGCGGCTGA
- a CDS encoding DUF5928 domain-containing protein produces the protein MARIAFILLTHKDPQGVIDQARRLTATGDYVSIHFDKRAPKAMFQQIRDALGDHPGVAFAARRLHCGWGEWSLVAATLEALRAAEAAFPQATHFYMLSGDCMPIKSAEFARNFLEAEECDYIESFDFFDSDWIKTGFKEERLVYRHWFNERTQKWLFYTSYELQKRFGLTRDVPKDIQVMIGSQWWCLRRQTVEAILDLIRQRPEIVRFFSTTWIPDETFFQTLVAHLVPRKQIRTRTLTFLIFTDYGMPVTFYNDQYDLLLRQGYLFARKISPEALDLRERLGALWQAQGQDFAIAAEGRQLFGFLTGRGRIGRRFAPRFWETDGSLGHERVVHMIVAKKWHIAKRLTAAIRAQTEVPAVDYVFNEQEANLPDMGGVANSVGKRERHRRALVKLMFEQFEASQLVFCVDPSALALIADFDGDRAETRVLFIDSRFDDDYVRGHMGRVGLVSPDAPPVMVDRLLPIMRNDLEHEADRVKEAGFRRFSILSETAGTDRNAAALAEFLGITPDAARALAETPYLFDD, from the coding sequence ATGGCCCGCATTGCCTTCATCCTGCTCACGCACAAGGACCCCCAGGGGGTCATCGATCAGGCCCGGCGGCTGACGGCCACCGGTGATTACGTCTCGATCCATTTCGACAAGCGCGCGCCCAAGGCGATGTTTCAGCAGATCAGGGACGCGCTCGGCGATCATCCCGGCGTGGCATTTGCAGCACGACGCCTGCATTGCGGGTGGGGCGAGTGGTCCCTGGTCGCCGCCACGCTGGAGGCGCTGCGCGCGGCCGAGGCGGCCTTTCCGCAGGCCACGCATTTCTACATGCTGTCGGGCGACTGCATGCCCATCAAGTCGGCCGAATTCGCCCGCAATTTCCTCGAGGCCGAGGAATGCGACTATATCGAGAGCTTCGACTTCTTCGACAGCGACTGGATCAAGACCGGCTTCAAGGAAGAACGGCTGGTCTATCGCCACTGGTTCAACGAGCGCACGCAGAAGTGGCTGTTCTACACCAGCTACGAGCTGCAGAAGCGCTTCGGCCTGACCCGCGACGTGCCCAAGGACATCCAGGTGATGATCGGCTCGCAATGGTGGTGCCTGCGCCGCCAGACCGTCGAGGCGATCCTGGACCTGATCCGCCAGCGCCCCGAGATCGTGCGCTTCTTCAGCACGACCTGGATCCCGGACGAGACCTTCTTCCAGACCCTGGTCGCCCATCTGGTGCCCCGCAAGCAGATCCGCACCCGGACGCTGACCTTCCTGATCTTCACCGATTACGGGATGCCGGTCACCTTCTACAACGACCAGTACGACCTGCTGCTGCGCCAGGGCTACCTGTTCGCCCGAAAGATCAGCCCCGAGGCGCTGGACCTGCGCGAGAGGCTGGGCGCGCTGTGGCAGGCGCAGGGCCAGGATTTCGCCATCGCCGCCGAGGGGCGCCAGCTGTTCGGCTTCCTCACCGGGCGCGGCCGGATCGGGCGCCGCTTCGCCCCGCGCTTCTGGGAAACCGACGGCAGCCTGGGGCACGAGCGGGTCGTCCACATGATCGTCGCCAAGAAATGGCACATCGCCAAGCGCCTGACCGCCGCCATCCGCGCCCAGACCGAGGTGCCCGCGGTCGATTACGTCTTCAACGAGCAGGAGGCCAACCTGCCGGACATGGGCGGGGTGGCCAATTCGGTCGGCAAGCGCGAACGCCACCGCCGGGCGCTGGTCAAACTGATGTTCGAGCAGTTCGAGGCCAGCCAGCTGGTCTTCTGTGTCGACCCCTCGGCGCTGGCGCTGATCGCGGATTTCGACGGCGACCGGGCCGAGACGCGGGTCCTGTTCATCGACAGCCGCTTCGACGACGACTATGTGCGCGGCCATATGGGCCGGGTGGGGTTGGTCAGCCCGGATGCGCCCCCCGTCATGGTGGACCGCCTGCTGCCGATCATGCGCAACGACCTGGAACACGAGGCCGACCGGGTCAAGGAAGCCGGGTTCCGCCGCTTCTCGATCCTGTCCGAGACGGCCGGGACCGACCGGAACGCCGCCGCGCTGGCCGAGTTTCTGGGCATCACCCCGGACGCGGCCCGCGCCTTGGCCGAAACCCCCTACCTCTTCGACGACTAG
- a CDS encoding sulfotransferase family protein → MGFPGVWMTESESMIYRVVPKCACSTIGQIMFYSDQGRFFDGDIHDSTDGMHKWAQDGSHDAIERAVHAREAVTFTCVRNPYARLLSSFFDKIAGIQRNGKRYRGNLVPQLVQRYGIDVGSPDNGFEFDQIASFRRFLLFARDTIRFRKPMEPDIHWSAMSGHISTFIVNGGRYDQIFFTEAFNDGMQKVLDEAETPVHLDLAQVPRFNESEGHGPKRAHKVSDYFDDLSRHLIWEIYKDDFQLFKYDFDNPDNKMPLGEVDLDEVHAKLGR, encoded by the coding sequence ATGGGTTTTCCCGGCGTTTGGATGACGGAAAGCGAAAGCATGATCTATCGGGTCGTGCCGAAATGCGCATGTTCGACGATCGGGCAGATCATGTTCTATTCGGACCAGGGGCGCTTCTTCGACGGCGACATCCATGATTCGACGGACGGGATGCACAAATGGGCGCAGGACGGCAGCCATGACGCGATCGAGCGCGCCGTCCACGCCCGCGAGGCGGTGACCTTCACCTGCGTGCGCAACCCGTATGCGCGGCTCCTGTCGTCGTTCTTCGACAAGATCGCGGGGATCCAGCGCAACGGCAAGCGCTATCGCGGCAATCTGGTGCCGCAGCTGGTCCAGCGCTACGGCATCGACGTGGGCTCGCCCGACAACGGGTTCGAGTTCGACCAGATCGCCAGCTTCCGGCGCTTCCTGCTGTTCGCGCGCGACACCATCCGGTTCCGCAAGCCGATGGAGCCGGACATCCACTGGTCGGCCATGTCGGGCCATATCTCGACCTTCATCGTGAATGGCGGGCGCTACGACCAGATCTTCTTCACCGAGGCGTTCAACGACGGCATGCAGAAGGTGCTGGACGAGGCCGAGACGCCCGTGCATCTGGATCTGGCGCAGGTGCCGCGCTTCAACGAGTCCGAGGGGCACGGCCCCAAGCGGGCGCACAAGGTCAGCGACTATTTCGACGACCTGTCGCGCCACCTGATCTGGGAAATCTACAAGGACGATTTCCAGCTGTTCAAGTACGACTTCGACAATCCGGACAACAAGATGCCCCTGGGCGAGGTCGATCTGGACGAGGTTCACGCCAAGCTGGGCCGCTGA
- the dps gene encoding DNA starvation/stationary phase protection protein Dps, with protein sequence MAVNVKGLTDNARKTAISELNARLADGLALSLAIKQAHWNIKGPNFIAVHELLDVVYGRLQEHLDIFAERVQILDGTALGTAETIAKATTLQEYPTDLTKSADHIAQICARMRDHGEKLRAAIDTTDEAGDANTADIFTAASRTADKDLWFLESHLE encoded by the coding sequence ATGGCCGTCAACGTAAAGGGGCTGACCGACAATGCCCGCAAGACCGCAATCTCGGAACTGAACGCCCGGCTGGCCGACGGACTGGCGCTGTCGCTGGCCATCAAGCAGGCGCACTGGAACATCAAGGGCCCGAACTTCATCGCGGTCCACGAGTTGCTGGACGTCGTCTATGGCCGTCTGCAGGAGCATCTGGACATCTTCGCCGAGCGCGTCCAGATCCTGGACGGCACCGCCTTGGGCACCGCCGAGACGATCGCCAAGGCGACGACGCTGCAGGAATACCCGACCGACCTGACGAAGTCCGCCGACCACATCGCCCAGATCTGCGCCCGCATGCGCGATCACGGGGAAAAGCTGCGCGCGGCCATCGACACGACGGACGAGGCGGGCGACGCGAACACCGCCGACATCTTCACCGCAGCCTCGCGCACGGCCGACAAGGACCTGTGGTTCCTGGAAAGCCATCTGGAGTGA
- a CDS encoding acyl carrier protein — translation MSDIADRVKKIVVEHLGVDEDKVVESASFIDDLGADSLDTVELVMAFEEEFGIEIPDDAAETIQTVGDAVTFIKGAV, via the coding sequence ATGAGCGATATCGCTGATCGCGTGAAGAAGATCGTGGTCGAGCATCTGGGTGTCGACGAGGACAAGGTGGTTGAATCCGCCTCGTTCATCGACGACCTGGGCGCCGACAGCCTCGATACCGTCGAGCTGGTCATGGCTTTCGAGGAAGAGTTCGGGATCGAGATCCCCGATGACGCCGCCGAGACCATCCAGACCGTCGGAGACGCGGTGACCTTCATCAAGGGCGCGGTCTGA
- the fabG gene encoding 3-oxoacyl-ACP reductase FabG has translation MFDLTGKTALVTGASGGIGGAIAQALHGAGATVALSGTREAPLRALADRLGDRAHVVTADLGDPASVLALPKAAVEAMGSVDILVNNAGITRDNLFMRMSDDEWAQVLDVNLGSVFKLSRGVLRGMMKARWGRIVNITSVVGATGNPGQGNYAAAKAGVVGMSKSLAYEVASRGITVNCVAPGFIATPMTDKLTEDQKGKILTQIPAGQMGSPEDIAAAVLYLASPAAGYVTGATLHVNGGMAMI, from the coding sequence ATGTTCGATCTGACGGGAAAGACCGCGCTGGTGACGGGCGCTTCGGGCGGGATCGGCGGCGCGATCGCCCAGGCCCTGCACGGGGCCGGGGCCACGGTGGCGCTGTCGGGCACGCGCGAGGCGCCGCTGCGCGCGCTGGCGGACCGCTTGGGCGATCGCGCCCATGTGGTGACGGCCGATCTGGGCGATCCGGCCTCGGTCCTGGCGCTGCCCAAGGCGGCGGTCGAGGCGATGGGGTCGGTCGACATCCTGGTCAACAATGCCGGGATCACCCGGGACAACCTGTTCATGCGCATGTCGGACGACGAATGGGCGCAGGTGCTGGACGTGAACCTGGGCAGCGTCTTCAAGCTGTCGCGCGGCGTGCTGCGCGGCATGATGAAGGCGCGGTGGGGGCGGATCGTCAACATCACCTCGGTCGTGGGGGCCACGGGCAATCCGGGGCAGGGCAACTATGCCGCCGCCAAGGCCGGGGTCGTGGGCATGTCCAAGTCGCTGGCCTACGAGGTGGCCAGCCGCGGCATCACCGTGAATTGCGTGGCGCCGGGCTTCATCGCCACCCCGATGACCGACAAGCTGACCGAGGATCAGAAGGGCAAGATCCTGACCCAGATCCCCGCGGGCCAGATGGGCAGCCCCGAGGATATCGCCGCCGCGGTCCTCTATCTGGCCAGCCCGGCGGCCGGCTATGTCACCGGCGCCACGCTGCACGTGAACGGCGGCATGGCCATGATCTGA
- the fabD gene encoding ACP S-malonyltransferase: protein MRAFVFPGQGAQTIGMGRELALAYPAARDVFDEVDAALGESLSALIWEGDADTLTLTRNAQPALMATSIAAFRAMESEGINIMDANFVAGHSLGEYSALCAAGSLTLSDTARLLRLRGQAMQEAVPVGVGAMAAILGLDFATVDHICREIGGDEVVQAANDNDPAQVVISGHKGAVEAAAEAMKAAGAKRALMLPVSAPFHSVLMQPAAAAMADALAGVDIQPPAVPLIANVRAEAVIEPGAIRRLLVEQVTGTVRWRESIANLAGAGVTEFWEIGAGKALSGMIKRTARDVTVRNVGVPADVAALKG, encoded by the coding sequence ATGCGGGCATTCGTGTTTCCGGGGCAAGGCGCGCAGACCATCGGGATGGGGCGCGAACTGGCGCTGGCCTACCCGGCCGCGCGCGATGTCTTCGACGAGGTGGACGCCGCCCTGGGCGAGTCCCTGTCGGCGCTGATCTGGGAGGGGGATGCCGACACGCTGACCCTGACCCGCAACGCCCAGCCCGCGCTGATGGCCACGTCCATCGCCGCCTTCCGCGCGATGGAATCCGAGGGCATCAACATCATGGATGCCAATTTCGTCGCGGGCCATTCGCTTGGCGAATATTCGGCGCTGTGCGCGGCGGGCTCGCTGACCCTGTCCGACACCGCCCGCCTGCTGCGCCTGCGCGGCCAGGCCATGCAGGAGGCCGTGCCGGTGGGCGTCGGCGCCATGGCCGCGATCCTGGGGCTGGACTTCGCGACGGTCGACCACATCTGCCGCGAGATCGGCGGCGACGAGGTCGTGCAGGCCGCCAATGACAACGATCCGGCGCAGGTCGTGATCTCGGGGCACAAGGGCGCGGTCGAGGCCGCGGCCGAGGCGATGAAGGCGGCAGGCGCCAAGCGGGCGCTGATGCTGCCCGTCTCGGCGCCGTTCCATTCGGTGCTGATGCAGCCGGCGGCGGCGGCCATGGCCGATGCGCTGGCGGGCGTGGACATCCAGCCGCCCGCCGTGCCGCTGATCGCCAATGTCCGCGCCGAGGCGGTGATCGAGCCCGGCGCCATCCGCCGCCTGCTGGTCGAGCAGGTGACCGGCACCGTGCGCTGGCGCGAATCCATCGCCAACCTGGCTGGGGCCGGCGTGACCGAGTTCTGGGAGATCGGCGCGGGCAAGGCCCTGTCGGGGATGATCAAGCGGACGGCGCGCGACGTGACGGTCCGCAACGTGGGCGTGCCCGCGGACGTGGCCGCGCTGAAGGGCTGA
- the ndk gene encoding nucleoside-diphosphate kinase has protein sequence MAIERTLSILKPDATRRNLTGKINAKFEEAGLRIVASKRIHLSPAQAGKFYEVHKDRPFYGELVEFMASEPVVVQVLEGENAIAKNREVMGATNPANADEGTIRKEFALSMGENSVHGSDAADTAKDEIAFFFSGLELVG, from the coding sequence ATGGCCATCGAACGCACGCTTTCCATCCTCAAGCCCGACGCCACCCGCCGCAACCTGACCGGCAAGATCAACGCCAAGTTCGAGGAGGCCGGCCTGCGCATCGTCGCCTCCAAGCGCATCCACCTGTCGCCCGCGCAGGCCGGCAAGTTCTACGAGGTCCACAAGGACCGTCCCTTCTATGGCGAGCTGGTCGAGTTCATGGCCTCCGAGCCGGTCGTGGTGCAGGTCCTGGAAGGCGAGAACGCCATCGCCAAGAACCGCGAAGTGATGGGCGCGACCAACCCGGCCAATGCGGACGAGGGCACCATCCGCAAGGAATTCGCCCTGTCCATGGGCGAGAACTCGGTCCACGGCTCTGACGCCGCCGACACCGCCAAGGACGAGATCGCCTTCTTCTTCTCGGGCCTCGAACTGGTCGGCTGA